The genomic DNA ACTTCGGCGTTCTCTACCAGGCGCACGCCTTGTTCCAGCTCGTTGCAGGCCAGCGCCGCGATATCGGTGGCGCCGCCACCGCAACCGCGTGCCGCGACGTCGCACACCGCGCTGCCGGCGCCGCCGCCAGAGCGATCGAGCGGTCCGGGCAGGCAGTCGGGCAAGCTGGCGCCGCTGGTGAAGCAGCCGTGCGGGGTGACGCCCAGGCGGGCATGGCCGGCCAGCTTGTCCCAGATCAGGTAGCGCGGGCTGATGGTGCAGGTGTACCGGGAAAACAGATCGAGGGCGGCGGGCATGGCCGCGACGTCAAGCGCGGACTCATAGATGGAGTCGACCAGACGATGGAAGTCCTCGTCCGTTGTCGGGTGTTCGCCCATGTTCAGATCCCCCCGGTGGCAAACGCCTCTTGCTCTGCGCCACGGCCAGTGGCCACATCCCTTGGTGTTATCGGTTCCGTTCTGGCGTTCTGTAGTGGCGCCGATACGGCTGCTGCCGGCCGCGCCTTGCGTTCGCGCTTGCCGTGCCGCAATCATGCCAAACAATGTTGTATGTTTTATATCCCGTGGTGGCAGGGGAAACCCCGATTGTGCGGCGCAAGATTCCCGGCACGGCTGATCCGGCGCCGCTAATTTCGGCGCTGCCGGGCGTGATCGTGGTCACTGGGGTGGTCACTGCGGCGCCGCTTTCGCCGCCAGTTCGCCCGAGGGCAATTCCACCGTCCCGCCATCGACCTGGATGGTCAGGTTGGGCGAGGCCATGCGGATGCCGCTGGCGTCGAAGTTGCGCTTGAGCCGCGCATTAAAGGCGCGCGTGATTTCCGCCTGCATCAGCGGACGGGTCTTGATCTGCGCCAACACCACCGGCCCGCTCGGGTCGAAGCGGTCCAGGCCCAGGATCTCGAGTCCGGACATCAGCTTGCGGCCGTAGCGCAGATCGTGTGCCAGATCGGCGCCGGTGGCGCGGATCAGTTCCAGCGCCCGGTCCAGGTCGCTCTGGTAGCTGATGCCGATACTGAGCACGGCGTAGCCGTAGCCGCGCGACAAGTTCTTGACCGCCTTGATCTGGCTGTACGGAAGCGTGTGCAGCGCGCCGCGGCCGTCGCGCAGCTTGACGGTGCGGATGGTCATGGCCTCGACCACGCCGGCGTGGTCGGGCAGCTCGATCGAGTCGCCGATGGCGATGGAATCCTCGATCACGATAAACAGTCCGGTGATCAGGTCCTGCACCAGGCTTTGCGCGCCGAAGCCGATGGCCAGGCCGACCACCCCGGCCCCTGCCAGCAGCGGCGTCACGTTGACCCCCAGGTTGGCGAGCACCACGATCACGGTCAGCACCAGCAGGCCGATGAACGAGGCATTGCGCACCAGCGGCAGGATGGTCCTGGCGCGCAGGCTGGGCTGCGCTGCGCGCGCGTGCGTGGGCGACAGGGACTGCATGATGGCGGTATCGATCAGCAGCCAGACCAGCCAGGCCAGCAGCACGGTGCTGGTGACGCGCAATGCGGTTTCGGTCAGGTGGCGGCCGATGGCCGAAGATTCCGCCAGCCGCACCAGCGAAGAGCCCCACACGCGCATGACCATTTCCACGAAACCGGCCCAGACCAGCACCCGCACCAGCGCCAGCGCAAAGCGCCCGAAGCGCTGCAGGTAGGCCGAGCGGCGGCGGTCGCGGATGCGCGGCGCGCGCGCGCCGGCCTTGGGCGAGCGCCCCAGCACCATGGTCAGCAGCAGCGCGGCGACGAACAGCGCCACCGAGGCCACCGTGCGGCGCAGGAACACATCGGCATGGCCAGTGGCCAGCACGGTGCCGATCACCGACGCCACCACCACGGCCAGCACGGGCAGGTGCCAGGCGTTTCCCGCCAGGCGCAGCAGGTCGGTCACGGCGGGGTGGGCCTGGCGGAAGGCCAGCGGCCGCTGGCTGATCAGCTGGCCGATCTGGCGGCGGAAACCCAGCGCGAACACGCCGATGCCCAGCGCCGCGGCGATATTGGCGAGGGTCGAGACCAGCGCCGACAGGTTGCTGCCCAGCAGCGCGGCCATGCGGGCGTCGGCGGCGCCGTTGCCCAGCGCCGCCAGCGCGCCGGTGCAGAACAGCAGCCACGGCGAGCGCGCCAGCAGTTGCCGCACCGCCAGTTGCCGGTGCGCGCTGCGGAACAGCGCGAAGATTACCTGGCACACCGCCGCCGCGACCGCGCCGGCGACGATGGCGTAGGCGAGCAGCACCGCGGCGACGCTGGCCGGCGATTGCGCGAACAGTTGCCGCGCCAGCAGCAGCGTCAGCCCGAACGCCACCACCCACGGCCCGATATGGCGCAGCATGTAGACGCCGACGTCGACCCATGACGGCAGTTCGGGCAGCTTGCCGCGCGGCGCGCGCGGGGCGTCGGCGGCGCGCCGCCGACGCAGCCGGTGGCCGGCCTCGCGCAGCAGCCAGCCGCAAACACCCCATGCCGCCAGCACCAGTGCGAATTCGCGCAACGAATACAGTCCCGTGCGCGTGCCGTTCTGCGTCAGCGCGGCGCGCCATTCCTCGGCGGCGAAGCGCGTGCGCCAGCCCCAGTATTGCCAGGGGCCGCGGTCTTCGCGCAGATGTGAGTCGACCTCGTCGAGCACCTGCGCCATGGTACCGATCAGCCCGGGCGTCGAGGCCGCCGCCGGCGCTGCCACGGCCGCGGAAGCCGCCAGGCCCTGGCGCAGGGTTTGCAGCTGGCTCAACAACGCACGCCGCTCGCCATCGTCCTGCAGCGTGGCGATGACCTGGTCCAGCGATTGCGCCAGCGGCACGCTGGCGGCAGCGGCGCTGGCCGGCGCCACGGGTTTTTCCGCCGGCGCCAGCAAGGCGGCGAGCTGGTCGGCCGGGGCGGCGCGCGCCGGCAGGGCGCACAGCAGCGCCAGCAGGCCGGCCAGCAAGGCCAGTGCCGTGCCCAGCACGGCATGCCGGCGGCGCCGGGCCAAGGCATGAGGTTCGGGTTTGCGCATGGCGGGTGATCGTCTGCCGGCTGGCGCCGGCGCCGGAATGGCCATCGATCGCGCCACTGTAACGCATCGGTCGCGGGGTGTGCCGGGCGGCGCGCGCGCACATTTGGACAGCTTGGTCGCATTCGTCGCTTCAGACGATGCATTGGCGGCGCCGATCCCCGAATCTCGAACCCACTCCGGTACACGCGATTCTGCGCCTGCCGGCTTCAACCAGACCGCGGCCGCGCAGCGCCGGCCGCACAGGAAAAAGAGACAAAGGAAAGACGGCATGGAACTCAATGCATCGGTATCGGCAGTGGTGACGGGTGGCGCTTCGGGGCTGGGCGCGGCCACCGCGCGGGCGCTGGCGGCCCAGGGCGTGCGCGTCGCCCTGTTCGACCTGAACGCCGAGAAGGGCGAAGCGCTGGCGCGTGAACTTGGCGGCGTGTTCTGCCAGGTCAACGTGACCTCCGAGGCCGAAGTCGAGGCCGGCTTTGCCAAGGCGCGCGCCGCCATCGGCCAGGAGCGCATCCTGGTCAACTGCGCCGGCACCGGCAATGCCATCAAGACCGCCTCGCGTTCCAAGGAGGCGCCGGACCAGATCAAGCACTTCCCGTCCGATGCCTTCGAGCGCATCATCCAGATCAACCTGATCGGCACCTTCCGCTGCATTGCACGTTCGGCCGCCGGCATGCTGACGCTGGATACCGCCGGCGGCGAGCGCGGCGTGATCATCAACACCGCCTCGGTGGCGGCGCAGGACGGCCAGATGGGGCAGGCGGCGTACTCGGCGTCGAAGGCCGGCGTGGTCGGCATGACGCTGCCGATCGCGCGCGACCTGGCGGGCGAGGGCATCCGCGTCAACACCATCCTGCCCGGCATCTTCAATACGCCGCTGCTGCAGGGCGCGGCCGAGAACGTTAAGGCCGCGCTGGCCGCGTCGGTGCCGTTCCCGAAGCGCCTGGGGCAGCCGGAAGAATTTGCCTCGCTGGCCGTCGAGATGTGCCGCAACGGCTATTTCAACGGCGAGTCGGTGCGCCTGGACGGCGCCATCCGCATGGCGCCGCGCTGAAGCCACGACGGGCCTGTCGCCATGGCCGGACCGCGCGCCACGCGAGTCCGGCCATGGCATGAATTCTTTGGGAGACGCGGATGGATTTCAGCTATCTGACGACGCTGCCTCACGCGGTGCGCCATTTCGCGCGCCTGCGGCCGCAGGCGGTGGCGTATTCGTTCGAAGGCCGGCAGACCACGTATGCCGGGTTCGAGCGCAACACGGACCGCGTGGCGCAGGGCTTGCTGGCCGAAGGCGTGCGCGCGGGCGATCGCATCGGCTATATCGGCAAGAACAGCGACCACTATTTCGAGCTGCTGCTGGGCGCGGCCAAGGCCGGGGCGGTGATGGCGCCGGCGAGCTGGCGCCTGGCCCCGCCCGAGGTGGAGTTCATCCTCGCGCATTGCGATGCGGTGGTGCTGTTTGTCGGCGCCGAGTCGGCGGCGATGGTGCGCAACCTGCTGCCGGCGCTGCCGCTGGTGCGCAAGGTGGTGGTGATGGAGCCGTGCGACGGGCAGGGCGACTGGCCCTGCTACACCGACTGGCGCGACGCGCAGCCGGCCACGCCGCCGGCGCATCAGCCGGCGGCGCACGACGTGGTGCTGCAGCTGTACACGTCGGGCACCACCGGGCGCCCCAAGGGCGCGATGCTGACGCACCGCAACCTGACCATCGGCACCGAGGTCAGCGAGCGCGAACACCTGGCCTGGTCGCACTGGGTCGCCGACGATATTTCGCTGGTGGCGATGCCGGTGGCGCATATCGGCGGCTCCGGCTGGGGCCTGCGCAACCTGCTGTCCGGCGCCAAGGGCGTGGTCGCGCGCGAGTTCGATCCGCGCGCGGTGCTCGACTTCATCGAGAAGGAGCGCGTCAGCAAGCTGTTCCTGGTGCCGGCCGCGATGCAGATCGTGCTGCGCGACCCGCGCGCGCGCCAGGTCGACTATTCGCGCCTGAAGTACCTGCTGTACGGCGCCGCGCCGATTCCCGCGGCGCTGCTGCGCGAAGGCATCGAAGTGTTCGGCTGCGGCTTCGTGCAGCAGTACGGCATGACCGAGACCACCGGCACCATCGTCGCGCTGCCGCCCGAAGACCACACCACCGACGAGGTCCCGCGCATGCGCGCCGCGGGCAAGGCGCTGCCGGGGGTCGAGCTGAAGGTGGTCGATTACGAAGGGCGCCAGCTGGCACCGGGCGAGGTCGGCGAAGTGGTGGTGCGCTCGCAGCACAACATGGCCGGCTACTGGAAGCAGCCTGAAGAGACAGCGCGCACCATCGATGCCGAGGGCTGGCTGCGCACCGGCGACGCGGGCTACATGGATGCCGAGGGCTACCTGTACATCCACGACCGCGTCAAGGACATGATCATCAGCGGCGGCGAAAACGTCTATCCGGCCGAGGTCGAAAGCGCGATCTACGGCCATCCGCAGGTTGCCGACGTGGCCGTGATCGGCGTGCCGGACGAGAAGTGGGGCGAGGCGGTCAAGGCCATCGTCGTGCTCAAGCCGGGGCAGGCGGCCGACCGCGATGCGATCCTCGCCTGGACGCGCCAGCGCGTGGCGGGCTTCAAGGTGCCGAAGAGCATCGAGTTCGTCGACGCGCTGCCGCGCAACCCGTCGGGCAAGCTGCTGCGCCGCAAGCTGCGCGAGCCGTTCTGGGAAGGCATGAACCGGCAGGTCAACTGAGCCCGCAGGGCACGCGCCAAGGCCCGCCATCACCGGCGGGCTTTGCTTTGCGCGGCTTTCTATTTCTTCTTGATCACGCTGACCTTGCCGTCAGCCTCCAGGTACAGCGCCTTGACCTGGTCCAGCGAATCGAGGCCTTCCTCGCGGTATTTGGCTTCGAGCTCCTCGTCGGTGATCGATTCGCGCTGCATGTTTTCCCGCAGCTTGGCGCCATCGCGCACCAGCAGGACCTTGCGCGGGGCGGCAAAGCGCTGGAACGCCTCGAAATGGAAGGACAACAGGTCGATCAGCCGGTTCCAGGCGATCAGCGTGACCACCAGCAGCACGGCATCGGCGACGCTCTCGCCCTTGCCGGCCATGCCGTTCTGCGCCGCGTCGGCAACGATCACGATCACCAGCAGGTCGGCAATGCCCAGCGAGCCGACGTCGCGCCGCGCGACGAAGCGGAACAGCAGGAACAGCGCCCAGTACATCAGCGTGCCGCGCACGATGATCTCGAGCGGCGACAGGGTGAAGAGGAGGGCTTCGCGCCAGTCGAACGACAGGTCCATGCGCGAGACCCAGCAACTTCCAGACCACATTGCAACGCAGCCAGCTGTGGCGCCGGCGCCCCGCGCGACCCGGTAAGTCTTACAACCTCAGCGTATGGTTTGCCGCGCGGCCGGCCGTCAGCGCCCGGCCATGCAGGCTCACGGCTCAGTCCGCCTGGATGCCGAATTCCTTCACGACCTTGGTGTAGCGGGCGGTGTCGCTGGCGATCAGCCTGGCCAGCACCGCCGGCTCGCCGCCAGAAGGCGTGACCGCGATGGTGGCCATGCGCGCCACCACGTCGGGCATCTTCAGGATCTCGTTGACGTGCGCGTTGAGCGTGCGCACCACCTCGGCCGGCATGTTCTTCGGCCCCAGCAGCGCCTGCCAGGCGCCGATCTCGACATCCTTGTAGCCCAGCTCGGCCAGCGTCGGCACGTTGGGAGCGAACGGCGAGCGCTTCTGGTCGGCCACTGCCAGCGGCACCAGGCTGCCGTTGCCGACATACTGCGAGATCGCGCCGTAGGTGATGTAGGTGACCGGCACCTGGCCGCCGATCACGTCGACGATGGCGGGCGCCAGGCCACGGTACGGCACCTGGCTGATCTTGATGCCGGCGGACTTGTTGAACAGCTCGCCCATGATGTGCATCGGCGAGCCGTTGCCCGGGGTGGCATAGGTCTCGACCTTGCCGGCCTTGGCACGCGCCACCAGGTCGCTGACCCTGGTGATGCCGGTGCCCTTGTTGACCACCACGAACAGCGACTGCGTGCCGATCTGGCTGATCGGCGTGAAGTCCTGCTGCACATCGTAGCTGGCGCCGGTGCCGGCGCGCAGCACCAGCGGTGCGATCGCGACGGTGTTGGGCGCGAGCAGCAGCGTGTGGCCGTCCGGGTTGGCGCGCGCCACGTAGGCGCTGCCGATGGTGCCGGCGGCGCCGGTGCGGTTTTCCACCACCACGGATTGCTTCAGGCGCGGAGCCAGCTTCTCGGCCAGCATGCGCGCCAGCACGTCGACGTCGCCGCCGGCGGGGTAGGCGACGACGATGGTGACAGGCTTGCTCGGGTACGAGCCCTGGGCCAGCGCGCCGCCGGCGCCCAGCAGGGCGGCGGGTGCGAGCGTGGCGGCGGCCAGCGTGGCCAGGAGGTGTCGTCGTGCGGACTTCATGATCTTCATACCTCGGAAAAACCGGGCACCGGCCCGGGGGCGGTGCCGCGTTGGGTGGAACCCGGCGCGCGGCGCCGGCGGCTCGGATGGATCGGCGGACGGACTCAGAAGATGTGCTTGATGCCGAGCATCGAGCCCCACTGGTTCT from Cupriavidus taiwanensis includes the following:
- a CDS encoding fatty acid--CoA ligase; translated protein: MDFSYLTTLPHAVRHFARLRPQAVAYSFEGRQTTYAGFERNTDRVAQGLLAEGVRAGDRIGYIGKNSDHYFELLLGAAKAGAVMAPASWRLAPPEVEFILAHCDAVVLFVGAESAAMVRNLLPALPLVRKVVVMEPCDGQGDWPCYTDWRDAQPATPPAHQPAAHDVVLQLYTSGTTGRPKGAMLTHRNLTIGTEVSEREHLAWSHWVADDISLVAMPVAHIGGSGWGLRNLLSGAKGVVAREFDPRAVLDFIEKERVSKLFLVPAAMQIVLRDPRARQVDYSRLKYLLYGAAPIPAALLREGIEVFGCGFVQQYGMTETTGTIVALPPEDHTTDEVPRMRAAGKALPGVELKVVDYEGRQLAPGEVGEVVVRSQHNMAGYWKQPEETARTIDAEGWLRTGDAGYMDAEGYLYIHDRVKDMIISGGENVYPAEVESAIYGHPQVADVAVIGVPDEKWGEAVKAIVVLKPGQAADRDAILAWTRQRVAGFKVPKSIEFVDALPRNPSGKLLRRKLREPFWEGMNRQVN
- a CDS encoding SDR family NAD(P)-dependent oxidoreductase encodes the protein MELNASVSAVVTGGASGLGAATARALAAQGVRVALFDLNAEKGEALARELGGVFCQVNVTSEAEVEAGFAKARAAIGQERILVNCAGTGNAIKTASRSKEAPDQIKHFPSDAFERIIQINLIGTFRCIARSAAGMLTLDTAGGERGVIINTASVAAQDGQMGQAAYSASKAGVVGMTLPIARDLAGEGIRVNTILPGIFNTPLLQGAAENVKAALAASVPFPKRLGQPEEFASLAVEMCRNGYFNGESVRLDGAIRMAPR
- a CDS encoding Bug family tripartite tricarboxylate transporter substrate binding protein gives rise to the protein MKSARRHLLATLAAATLAPAALLGAGGALAQGSYPSKPVTIVVAYPAGGDVDVLARMLAEKLAPRLKQSVVVENRTGAAGTIGSAYVARANPDGHTLLLAPNTVAIAPLVLRAGTGASYDVQQDFTPISQIGTQSLFVVVNKGTGITRVSDLVARAKAGKVETYATPGNGSPMHIMGELFNKSAGIKISQVPYRGLAPAIVDVIGGQVPVTYITYGAISQYVGNGSLVPLAVADQKRSPFAPNVPTLAELGYKDVEIGAWQALLGPKNMPAEVVRTLNAHVNEILKMPDVVARMATIAVTPSGGEPAVLARLIASDTARYTKVVKEFGIQAD
- a CDS encoding mechanosensitive ion channel family protein, with the translated sequence MRKPEPHALARRRRHAVLGTALALLAGLLALLCALPARAAPADQLAALLAPAEKPVAPASAAAASVPLAQSLDQVIATLQDDGERRALLSQLQTLRQGLAASAAVAAPAAASTPGLIGTMAQVLDEVDSHLREDRGPWQYWGWRTRFAAEEWRAALTQNGTRTGLYSLREFALVLAAWGVCGWLLREAGHRLRRRRAADAPRAPRGKLPELPSWVDVGVYMLRHIGPWVVAFGLTLLLARQLFAQSPASVAAVLLAYAIVAGAVAAAVCQVIFALFRSAHRQLAVRQLLARSPWLLFCTGALAALGNGAADARMAALLGSNLSALVSTLANIAAALGIGVFALGFRRQIGQLISQRPLAFRQAHPAVTDLLRLAGNAWHLPVLAVVVASVIGTVLATGHADVFLRRTVASVALFVAALLLTMVLGRSPKAGARAPRIRDRRRSAYLQRFGRFALALVRVLVWAGFVEMVMRVWGSSLVRLAESSAIGRHLTETALRVTSTVLLAWLVWLLIDTAIMQSLSPTHARAAQPSLRARTILPLVRNASFIGLLVLTVIVVLANLGVNVTPLLAGAGVVGLAIGFGAQSLVQDLITGLFIVIEDSIAIGDSIELPDHAGVVEAMTIRTVKLRDGRGALHTLPYSQIKAVKNLSRGYGYAVLSIGISYQSDLDRALELIRATGADLAHDLRYGRKLMSGLEILGLDRFDPSGPVVLAQIKTRPLMQAEITRAFNARLKRNFDASGIRMASPNLTIQVDGGTVELPSGELAAKAAPQ
- a CDS encoding DUF421 domain-containing protein; translated protein: MDLSFDWREALLFTLSPLEIIVRGTLMYWALFLLFRFVARRDVGSLGIADLLVIVIVADAAQNGMAGKGESVADAVLLVVTLIAWNRLIDLLSFHFEAFQRFAAPRKVLLVRDGAKLRENMQRESITDEELEAKYREEGLDSLDQVKALYLEADGKVSVIKKK